Proteins from a genomic interval of Acipenser ruthenus chromosome 46, fAciRut3.2 maternal haplotype, whole genome shotgun sequence:
- the LOC131720979 gene encoding toll-like receptor 2 produces the protein MHTLEHLTLQQHHSVLMVGSQAFYPLYKLKSLRIGKIQTQDMKTIFFDLRNSQLDTLGLYRIDFETMRKPMFEDVGQCPLNTLEIFSSSINLIDDSAFSDLKDLRELLVKESSIKTIHPNALMKLHALESLTLEGCSLDQVPRGVLYSLTNLQVLNLRRNMLQTLPAELFKYNGKLLHIDLSLNRLQTLPEGIFRLPSTLYVNLSGNYFTCDCSLAWASFWVKSLGNTTNAEDFMCFAPVELRGKHLKDFNPICIPEYVWYILIVILGMTVLSIVVVLLYVYRWKIYYQWYLLLSKRKDTEVWENNPRFKYDAFVAYCERDFEWVVHELIPNLENNAGLPNMKLCVPDRDWELGGNILDNVESSIQRSRRTICVISTNFLKSEWCKLEMSLAHMQLFSENRDVLVFVFLEKIPVERLSQQQKLRREMCKKSCLDWPGGETTAQKVFWEKLRSLIFKNPVVQQI, from the coding sequence ATGCACACTCTGGAGCACCTGACTCTTCAGCAGCACCACTCTGTGCTAATGGTGGGATCCCAGGCCTTCTACCCACTTTATAAGCTGAAGTCTCTGAGAATCGGCAAAATCCAAACACAAGACATGAAGACTATATTCTTTGATCTACGAAATAGCCAGCTGGATACTCTGGGTCTGTACAGAATAGATTTTGAGACAATGAGGAAGCCCATGTTTGAGGACGTTGGCCAGTGCCCCCTGAATACCTTGGAGATATTTTCCTCATCCATAAACCTGATAGATGACTCTGCCTTTTCTGATCTGAAGGACTTGAGAGAGCTTCTGGTGAAAGAGTCCTCAATAAAAACCATTCACCCGAATGCTTTGATGAAACTGCATGCCCTTGAGTCCTTGACCCTAGAGGGGTGTTCCCTGGACCAGGTGCCACGTGGTGTCCTGTATTCCCTGACCAACCTGCAGGTTCTTAATTTAAGAAGAAACATGCTGCAGACCCTCCCAGCAGAGCTGTTCAAATACAATGGGAAGTTGCTCCACATCGACCTCAGTCTCAACCGTCTCCAGACTCTGCCCGAAGGCATCTTCAGACTCCCGTCCACTCTTTACGTGAACCTCAGCGGGAACTATTTCACTTGCGACTGCAGCCTGGCCTGGGCTTCTTTCTGGGTGAAGTCCTTGGGAAACACAACCAATGCAGAGGATTTCATGTGCTTCGCCCCTGTAGAGCTTCGTGGCAAGCATTTGAAGGATTTTAATCCCATATGCATTCCTGAATATGTATGGTATATTCTCATAGTCATCCTCGGAATGACTGTCTTGTCGATTGTGGTTGTCCTGCTTTATGTGTACCGTTGGAAGATCTACTATCAGTGGTACCTGCTGTTGTCCAAGAGGAAAGACACAGAAGTCTGGGAGAACAACCCCAGGTTTAAGTATGATGCTTTTGTTGCCTACTGCGAGAGGGATTTTGAATGGGTAGTCCATGAGTTGATTCCTAACCTAGAGAACAATGCCGGTCTTCCGAACATGAAATTGTGTGTGCCGGACAGAGACTGGGAGCTGGGAGGCAACATCCTGGACAACGTGGAGAGCAGCATTCAGAGAAGCAGGAGGACCATCTGTGTGATATCCACGAACTTCCTGAAGAGTGAGTGGTGCAAGCTGGAAATGAGCCTGGCACACATGCAGCTCTTCTCAGAGAACAGAGATGTCTTGGTTTTCGTATTCTTGGAGAAGATCCCTGTTGAAAGGTTGTCCCAGCAGCAGAAGCTCCGCAGGGAAATGTGTAAGAAATCCTGCCTCGACTGGCCGGGAGGAGAAACAACTGCTCAGAAAGTCTTTTGGGAGAAACTCAGATCTCTCATTTTCAAAAACCCTGTGGTCCAACAaatttaa